The genome window ATGTGTAGCAATTTGGTTCCAGGTGGCAAGAACTATGATGACTTTCACAGCATGCCGAGCTGGCATGGCCTGTGGGGGGAAGAGGCTGGAATTGGCCGATATACGGTCAATTTCATGAAAGTTATCGCTATTTACTGGCAAGGAGCCGATCGTGTCCGCACTCATTACCGAGCCGTTTTCACCCAAGTTCAAGCCGTATACGCGGCAAACCATTCATCAGGCGCGGCAGTGGGAATGGCTGCCGGAAGAGCAACGCGAAGCCGTGCAGGTGGTGTCGCACGTCTTGCCGTTTCGCACCAATGCCTATGTGCTTGACCAGTTGATCGACTGGAACAACATCCCTGACGACCCCATCTACCGCCTCGTCTTTCCCCACCGCGATATGCTGCCGCCCGAGCAGTACGCGCACTTGCGCGACCTGGTGCTGGTGCAGCGGGACAAGGCGGCCATCGATGCCTATGTGCATGGCTTGCGCTTGGGCATGAATCCCCATCCGGCCGGCCAGATGACGCATAACGTGCCGAAGGTCAACGATGCGCCCGTGCGCGGCTTGCAGCATAAGTATGCGCAGACGGTGCTGTTTTTCCCCAGCGCAGGCCAGACGTGCCACGCGTATTGCACCTTCTGCTTCCGCTGGCCCCAGTTCGTCGGCATGGACGACATGAAATTCGATGCGCGCGAGTCGCATGAGCTGGCCGCCTACCTGAAACTGCATCCGGAAGTGACGGATGTGCTGATCACGGGCGGCGACCCGATGATCATGAACACGCGGCAACTGGCTGCCTACCTGGAGCCGCTGCTGGCGCCGGGCCTGGAACACATCCAGAACATTCGCATCGGCACCAAGGCGGTGGCGTATTGGCCGCAGCGTTTTGTTTCCGACCGCGATGCGGATGATTTGCTGCGCCTGTTCGAGCGCATCGTCAAGGCGGGCAAGAACCTGGCCGTGATGGGCCATTACAGCCACGCCGTCGAGTTGCGCCAGGACATCGCGCAGCAAGCGGTGAAACGCATCGTCTCCACGGGCGCCACCTTGCGCATGCAGGGGCCGCTGATCCGCCATATCAATGAAGACCCGGCTAGCTGGGCCGAGCTGTGGCAGACGGGCACGCGCCTGGGAGCGATTCCGTATTACATGTTTGTCGAACGGGACACGGGGCCGCGCGGCTATTTCGAGTTACCGCTGGCGAAGGCGCACGAGATTTTCCAGGCCGCCTACCAGATGGTGTCCGGCCTGTCGCGCACGGTGCGCGGGCCCTCCATGAGCGCGTTTCCCGGCAAGATCGTCATCGATGGCATCGTCAGCATCAATGGCGAAAAACTGTTTGCCCTGCAATTTTTGCAGGCGCGCAATCCGGATTGGGTGCGCCGGCCGTTTTATGCGAAGTTCGATGCGGAAGCGACGTGGATGGACGATTTAAAGCCCGCGTTCGGCCACGATAAATTCTTCTTCGAGACGGATGAACCTGTGCCGCAGTTGCCGCACAAAATCATCCGCCTGGCACAGGCCGCCTGAGCATGCACGGCGCCGGCGCCTCTTCCCGTTCCGGCGTAGCCGTGTTTTGCCTGGTGTTCCTGCCGTTCGCGCTCGGGCATTACCTGTCGTGCCTGCTGCGCGGCGTGAATGCCGTGCTGACGGCGCAATTGCTGGGTGCCATTGCCCTGACGCCAGCGCAGCTGGGCCTGCTGACCAGCGCCTTTTTTCTCGCCTTTGCGCTGGTGCAACTACCGATCGGCATGGCGCTCGACCGCTACGGTTCCCGCACGGTGCAACTGTGGCTGCTGGCGCTGGCGGCCCTGGGTGTATGGCTGTTCAGTCGCGGTCACAGCTTTGCCGAGCTGATGTGGGCACGCGCCCTGATGGGGGCAGGCCTGGGCGGCTGTTTCATGGCCGCCGTGAAAGCGATCTCGTGCGCCATCGCGCCAGCTCGCCTGCCTTCCGTGCATGGTTACCTGATCGCCGTGGGCGGCCTGGGCGCGGCCACGGCCACCACGCCCGTCAAGCTGGCCCTGCACTACACGGACTGGCGCGGCGTGTTCCTGGGCCTGGCGCTGGCGGTGCTGGCCGTCGGCTTGCTGATCCGCCTGCTGTCGCCGGCCATGCCCACGCCCGCCACCGCGCACCCGGTGAGCAAGGTCAGCGTCTGGAGCGTGTACCGCGATCCCGGCTTTCGCCGCACCATCGCGCTGATCCTGCTGCCGCACACGGTGTTCTTTGGCGTGCAGGGTCTATGGGTGGGGCGCTGGCTGGCCGACGTGGGCGGCTTGTCCGATGACAATGTCGCGTATTTGTTGTACCTGGGCATGGCGGCCGTCATCTTCGGCGCCATCGGCATGGGCATGCTGACGGAGTGGGCCGGGCGGCGCGGCATTGCGCCCATGCAAGTGGCGGCCGCCGGTATCGTCCTGTTTGTCGCCGTGCAAGTGGCGATGGCGTGTAACGTCGTGCCCAGCCTGCCCATGCTGTCCGTGCTGTTTACCTTGCTGGGCACGGTGACGGGCCTCGAGTATGCGATCGTCGCGCAAAGCATGCCGGCCAGCCTGACGGGCACGGCGGCCACCTGTTTGAATCTGCTCATTTTTACGGGCGCCTTCCTGGTGCAGGCGGGCTTTGGCCTGCTCCTCGGCTGCTGGCCCCTGAACAGCTTGCAGCAGTACCCGCCGCAAGCGTACCAGGTGGCGTTTGGCGTGCTGGCGGCCTTGCAACTGCCGGGACTTGTGATGTTTTTCATTCACCGCTACAGGCGCGCCGGGCCATCCGGTAAAATGGCGGCCTGCACAGCGGCAATGATCAACTCCAAGGAAGACTATGAAACTCGTTCGTTATGGACGTCCAGGCAAGGAAAAACCGGGCCTGATCGATGAAGAAGGCAAACTGCGCGACCTGTCCGGCGTGATTGCCGATATTGACGGCGCACAACTGTCCGACAAGGCCTTGCGCAAGCTGGCCAAGCTCGACGAAAAGACCTTGCCCCTGGTGCGCGGCAATCCACGCTTCGGCGTGCCGCTGGCCAAGGTCGGCAAATTCATCGGCATCGGCCTCAATTACGCGGATCACGCGGCCGAATCGGGCATGCCGATTCCCGCCGAACCGATCGTCTTCATGAAGGCGATTACTTGCCTGAACGGTCCGGACGACAATGTCGTGTTGCCGAAAGGCTCGAAAAAGACGGACTGGGAAGTGGAACTGGGCGTCGTCATCGGCACGCGCGCACAGTACGTGAGCGAAGAGGACGCCTTGAAATACGTGGCCGGCTATTGCGTCGTCAACGATATTTCCGAGCGCTCGTTCCAGCTGGAGCGGGGCGGTCAATGGGATAAGGGCAAGGGCTGCGACACCTTCGGCCCCATCGGCCCGTGGCTGGTGACGCGCGATGAAGTCATCGACGAGCAAGACCTGGACTTGTACCTGGAAGTGAACGGCAAGCGCATGCAGACCGGCAATACGCAAACCATGATCTTCACGGTGGCGCAGATCGTCAGCTACCTGTCGCAATTCATGACCCTGGAACCGGGCGACGTCATCGCCACGGGCACGCCGCCGGGCGTGGGCCAGGGCCGCAAGCCGCAGCGCTTCCTCAAAAAAGGCGACAGCATGCGCCTGGGCATCCCCGGCCTCGGTGAACAGCAGCAGGACGTGGTCGCCTGGACTGCCTGATGGCCGGTAGCGATATCGACCGCTTGCCCGCGCTGCCGCTGGACCGGCTCGACCCGCAGCAGCGCGCCGCCGCGCAAGCCATCATCGATGGTCCGCGCGGCGCGCTGTACGGCCCCTTCGTGCCGCTGATCCGCAGCCCGGAGCTGATGGAAACGGCGCAGCGCATGGGCGAGTATTTGCGCTACCGCAGCGCCATCGGCACGCGCCTGTCCGAGCTGGCGATCCTGGTGACGGCGCGCCAGTGGGACCAGCAAGTCGAGTGGGCCATCCACGCGCCGCTGGCCGTGCAGAACGGCATCGCGCAGGCGGCCGTGGACGCCATCGCGGCGCGCCGCGCGCCGCTTTCCCTGAAGGAAGACGAGCAAGCCGTGCACGACTTTTGCATCGAGTTGCAGCAGAACAAGCGCGTCAGCGACGCCACGTATGCGCGTGCGCTGGCGCTGTTCGGCGAGCACGGCGTGGTCGACTTGATGGGTATCAATGGCTATTACACTTTCCTCGCCATGGTGATGAACGGGGCGCAGACGGCGGTGCCAGCCTTGGGCGTCACGCCTTTGCCCGATTAGAAGAGTTCTTCGGGCAAAGATGGACAAAGTGTAATGAAGTTGCAATTATTCAATATATAATTTTGCTTCCCTTCCATTGCCAACAAGCTCAATGAAAACTCGTCCGTGCTTCACCCTGATGGGCCGCGCCTTCCTGGCGCTGGCCCTTTCTTTTTGTCCCTTGATGACGCTGCGGGCGCTGGCCGCAGAGACCGCCGCTACGGCTAGCGCCAGCGCTTCCGCGCTGGAAAATTCCGTCGTCAAGGTGTTTTCCACCCTGCGCGGGCCGGACCCCTATAAACCCTGGAGCAAGGCCGCGCCGCAAGAGGTGACAGGCTCCGGCGTCGTCATCGAAGGCCGCCGCATCCTCACCAATGCGCACGTGGTCGGCTATGCCAGCCAGGTGCAGATCCAGGCCAATGGCGCGGGCGACAAGATACCGGCGACCGTGCTGGCCATTTCGCGCGGCATGGACCTGGCCTTGCTGAAAATCGACGATGACAGTTTTTTCGCCAGCCACAAAGCGGTGCCGCGCGCCAACGTCTTGCCGGACGTGCGCGATGCCGTGCTGGCGTATGGCTATCCGACGGGCGGCACCTCGCTGTCGATCACCAAGGGCATCGTGTCGCGCATCGAATTCGTGCGCTATAACTTCCCCGTGTCCGGCCTGCGCATCCAGATCGATGCTGCCATCAACCCGGGCAATAGCGGCGGCCCCGTGATTGCGGGCGACAAGATGATCGGCCTGGCCTTTGCCGGCATGCTCAATGCGCAAAACATCGGCTACATCATCCCCAACGAGGAAATCGAGCTGTTCCTGCGCGACCAGGAAAGCGGCGCGCCCAAGGGCAAGCCGGCCATGCGCGACGTGACGCAAACGCTGGAAAATCCCGCGCTGCGCACCTACCTGAAGCTGGCCAAGGGTGTCGAGGGCGCCGTCGTGATGACGCCGGCCAGCAAGGATGCCGCCTATCCGCTCAAGGAGTGGGATGTCATCACGCATATCGGTGATTTTCCTATCGACAACCAGGGCATGGTCAAGCTGAATGCCAACAGCCGCGTACGCTTCCAGTACCGGGTGCAGCAACTGGCGAAAGACGGCGAATTGCCGTTGACGGTGGTGCGCCAGGGCGCGCCCGTGAAAATCAAGGTACCCGTCTCGGCGGCGCACCCGATGCTCATCAGCGGCTTGCAGGGCAATTACCCATCCTATTTCATTTTCGGCCCGATGGTGTTTTCGCGCGCCAGCACGGAATTCATGGCTGCGCCAAATAGCAACCCGGCAATGTTGGGCGGCATGAGTTTTGCCGGCAACCCGCTGGTCACGCGGCGCGGCGATGCGCCCGATAGCGAACGCGAAGAGCTGGTGGTGATCGCCGCGCCGTTCTTCCCGCACAAGCTGATGAATGGTTACAGTACCCGTTTCTTCTCGGTCGTCGATTCCGTCAATGGCGTGCGCGTGCGCAGCCTGGCGCACCTGGTGACCTTGCTGCGCGACCAGACGGATGAATTGCTGACGTTCCGCTTCCAGCAGCGCGATGCGGAAATGGTCGTCGTACCCCGCAAGGATATGCTGGCGGCGACGGAATCGGTGCTGACGGACAACGGCATCCGTTCGGAAGCATCGGCCGACATGTTGAAAATATGGAATGCAAAAACGCCGGCGAACTGATCGTTCCCGGCGTTCCGTTTGACAACAGGCGCGGCGCACACCGCGCCTGTTTTACTTTAAGCCAATACTTTTTTCAGCCACGCGCCAATCGCGTCGATCTCTTCCTGGCACAGCGAGTGCTGCATCATGTACTCGTGCCATTCCACCTTGTAACCCATGCCTGTGAGCAAATCGCGCGACTGCTGCGCGCGGGCGATCGGCACCACGGGGTCGGCCGTGCCGTGCGCCATGAAGATCGGTGTTTCCAGGCTGGCTGGCGTGCGTTCAAGCGCCGTCTTGTCGGCCAGCGGCAGGTAGCCGGACAGGCACATCAGGCCAGCCAGCGGTTCCGCGTGGCGCAAGCCCGTTTGCAGGGTCATGGCGCAGCCTTGCGAGAAACCGGCCAGGATGATGCGGCTGGCGGGAATGCCGCGCGCCTTTTCGCGCGCGATCAGCGCTTCGACTTGTGCCTGCGAGGCGCGCAAGCCGCCTTCGTCTTCGCGGCGCACCAGGTCATTTTCGCGGATGTCGTACCAGGCGCGCATCACGTAGCCGTTGTTGATGGTGACGGGCATGGTGCCGGCGCTGGGGAAGATGAAGCGGATGGCGGGGCAGCCGCGCAAATCGAGTTCCTTCACCAGGGGCACGAAGTCGTTGCCGTCGGCGCCCAGGCCGTGCATCCAGATGATGGAAACGGTGGGGTTCGGTGCGCTGTCGAGTTGTATGGTTTCCAGCAAGGTGCTCATGTATTTTCCTCAGGTAGGGGTTGCGCCGGACGCAGCGCCGATTTGGGACGGAAGGCCTTGCAGAGGGCCGGGTCGGTTTCCATGTAGGGACCTCCGATGAGGTCGATGCAATACGGCACGGCGGCAAAGATGCCGTTGACCAGTTGCACGCCAGCGGCGTCTTTCAAGCCTTCCAGGGTTTCCTTGATGGCTTTCGGCTGGCCCGGCAAGTTCATGATCAGGCAAGCGCGCTCGGGCGTCTCGCGGATCACGGCCACCTGGCGCGACAAGATCGCCGTCGGCACGAATTGCAGGCTGATCTGGCGCATCTGTTCGCCGAAACCGGGCATTTCCTTGGTCCCGACGGACAAGGTCGCGTCCGGCGTCACATCGCGCCGCGCCGGGCCCGTGCCGCCCGTCGTCAGGATCAGATGGCAGTGGCTCAGGTCGACCATGTCGATCAGGGTGTTTTCAATTTGCGAGCGCTCGTCCGGGATCAGCCGTTTTTCCAGGCGGAAAGGCGTACGGATGGCGGCGGCCAGCCAGCTTTCCAGGGCCGGGATGCCCTGGTCTTCATACACGCCGCCGCTGGCGCGGTCCGAGATCGACACGAGGCCGATAATCAATTCGTCTTCGAGAGTGGTCATGCGGTACCTGTTATGTCGTAAAAACCAAAAAACCGGGTTGGCTCCCGGTTTTTTCCCAACCCTAAGCAAAGACTGGGGTCGGACCCTGAGGGTCCGACCCCGGCTTTTGCATGTGGGGTTTACTCGTCGTCTTCGCCTTCAACGCCATCTTCGTCGGCATCTTTCTTGCCGCCGTTTTTCTTCTTGGCGATCTCTTTCAAGATCTGGAAGATTTCACGGTAGGCTTTTGGCGGCTTGTTCTCGGCCTGCTCCTTGCGGGCATTGCGGATCAGGGTGCGCAGGTGCTGCACGTCCAGTTCCGGGTTTTCCGACAGCAAGACGGTCAGCGCCTTGTCGTCCGTCAACAGCTTGTCGCGGCGGCGTTCCATCGCGTGCATATTGGCCGTGTCGGCTTTAGACAAGCCTTTCCAGCTATCGATGGTGCGTTGGATGGCGGCAACTTCTTCTTCATCCAGGGTGCGCATTTTCTTGCCCACGTATTGCAGCTGGCGGCGGCGGCCTTCGTGATCGCGGATCATCTGGCATTCGAGGATGGCGTCGCGCACGTCTTCCGGCATTGGGACGCGCTTGACGCGGTCGCGTGCTTCATTGACGAGTTCTTCCCCCATCTTTTGCAGGACGGTCATCTGACGCTTGAGTTCCGACTTCGACGGACGTTCATATTCCTGTTCGAATTCGGTGGATTGGAAGCCGCAAGCTCCCCGGTTTGGATTTGGCATGATAAGGCGGGATTGGCCGCGTAGGCCGCACCTGTAAACTGTAAACGACTGCTATGATACCCTTTTTAGCGGCTTTCCGAAGAAAACAGCGCATGAACGACTCCGTATTTACCCATAGTCAAGAGCAATTGCAGCAACTGGCCCGTGATGTGTTGTCTTTTGCGCGGGAAGCGGGCGGCACCGACGCAGCCGTTGAAGTTAGCGAAGGCGGTGGCCTGTCCGTGTCTGTACGAAAAGGCAAGATCGAGACGATCGAGCAAAACAAGGACAAGGGCATGGGCGTGACCGTGTTTGTCGGCAAGAAACGCGGCAATGCCAGCACCTCCGACTTTTCGCCGTCCGCCCTGCGCGCCACGGTGGACGCCGCCTACAATATCGCCCGCTTCACGGCCGAGGACGATTGCGCGGGCCTGGCCGACGCCGACATGCTGGAAATGTCCCCCCGCGACTTGCAACTGTTCTATCCCTGGCTGATTTCCGCCGAGGAAGCCGTCGTGCTGGCCCAGCGGGCAGAAGCGGCCGCGTTTGCCGTCGACCCGCGCATCACGAACAGCGAAGGCGCGGGCGTGCATGTGCAGCAATCGCACTTTGTTTCCGCCAATTCGCGCGGCTTCATCGGCGGCTACCCGTTTTCCCGTCACACCCTGTCCGTGGCGCCCATCGCGGGCAAGGGCGCCAAGATGCAGCGCGACGACTGGTATTCGTCCGTGCGCGACGCCTCGAAAATGTCGAGTCCGGAAGCCATCGGCCGCTACGCCGCCGAACGCGCCCTGTCGCGCCTGAATGCGCGCAAGCTGGGCACGCGCACCTGTCCCGTGCTGTTCGAGGCGCCGCTGGCGGCCGGTTTGCTGGGTACCTATGTGCAAGCGACCTCGGGCGGCGCCCTGTACCGCAAATCCACTTTCCTGATCGATTCCCTGGGTACGCAAGTGCTGCCCTCGCACGTGCAGATCTTTGAAGATCCGCACGTGATCGGTGGCGTCGGTTCCGCGCCATTCGACGAGGAAGGCGTGAAAACCGTCAGCCGAGACGTCGTCAAGGATGGCGTGGTGCAAGGCTATTTCCTGTCGACTTACACGGCCCGCAAGCTGGGCATGCAGACGACGGGCAACGCGGGCGGCTCGCACAATCTGTACCTGACCTCGTCCCAGACGGCCGCTAGCGACGATTTTAGTGCCATGCTGAAAAAACTCGGCACGGGCTTGCTGGTGACGGAACTGATGGGGCAAGGAACCAATTACGTGACGGGCGACTATTCGCGCGGCGCCTCCGGTTTCTGGGTGGAAAATGGCGTGATTCAGTATCCGGTGGAAGAAATCACCATCGCCGGCAACATGAAGGACATGCTGCGCAACATCGTCGCCGTGGGCGCCGACGTGCTGCGCCGTGGCACCAAAGAGACCGGTTCCATCCTCATCGAGAGCATGGTGGTGGCGGGCGGCTGAGGCGCAGGCCTATGGCGGTGCGCCTGCTGCAAGCGGTGCCTCAGTACTCTTCCCACTCGGTCTCGGTGACTGCGGCATGCGCGACCACCTTGCCTGCTTTCCTGGCGGCAGTGGCAGTGACCGTGACGCGTGGCGCGGCGGCAGGCTTCGCTGGTGCGCGGATGGCTGGGGCCGGAACCGGAACCGGAACCGGCGGCAGCGCCTGCGTGCCGTCGAGCTTGAACACGCTGACGGCTTCGGCCAGGATGCCGGCCTGATCCTGCAACGCTTCTGACGCGGCGGCGGCTTCTTCCACGAGGGCGGCATTTTGCTGTGTCACGGCATCCATTTCCGTGATGGCCTGGTTGATCTGTTCAATCCCCGCTTCCTGCTCGTTGCTGGCGGACGTGATCTCGGCCATGATGTCCGTGACGCGGCGCACGCTGCTGACGATCTCTTCCATGGTACTGCCCGCCTGGTTCACCAGGTTGCTGCCGAGATTAACCTGCTGCACGGAGTCGTCGATGAGGATCTTGATTTCCTTGGCGGCGGCGGCGGAGCGGTGCGCCAGGTTGCGCACTTCCGTGGCCACCACGGCAAAGCCGCGACCCTGTTCGCCCGCCCTGGCCGCCTCCACGGCCGCATTCAGGGCCAGGATATTGGTCTGGAAGGCAATACCGTCGATAACACCGATGATGTCGACGATTTTCTTCGACGAGGCATTGATCGAATCCATGGTCGTGATCACTTCCGCCACCACCTGGCCGCCCTTGCTGGCCACGCTGGAGGCCGATTGCGCCATCTGGTTGGCCTGGCGTGCGTTTTCGCCATTCTGCTTGACGGTCGACGTCAGTTCTTCCATCGACGAGGCCGTTTCTTCCAGCGAGCTGGCTTGTTGTTCCGTGCGCGAGGACAAGTCCATATTGCCGGAGGCGATTTCACGCGAGCCATGGGCGATGGCATCCGTGCCATGGCGCACGCGGGCCACGATGCCTTGCAGATTGTCGTTCATTTCTTTCAGGGCGCGCAGCAGCAGGCCCGTTTCATCATTGCCGCGCGCGTCGATGCTGCCCGACAGGTCGCCAGATGCCACGCGTTGCGCCACCTTGACGGCTTCGGCGATGGGCCGACTGATCGAGCGGCTGATCAGGACGGCCAGCGCGATGGCAATGGCCGTCGCGGCGAGCGACAGGGACAGGGACAGGATGATGGCCAGACGCCCGTCGGCGAGAGCTTGCTTGCCTTCGGCTGCCATCAGCGATTCCTGGAAGCCGGCCATGGCCGCCAGCGCCGTCAGGAATTTTTCTTGTGGATAGCGCAGCTGCGTCAGCAGGAAGATGCCGGCCGTTTCGGTTTTTCCCTCTTGCAACAATTTGATATTCGCATCGCGCGTCCTGGCATAGCTTTCGCGGCTGGTCATCACGGCCTGGAGCAGTTCCTGGCCCTTGGACGTGTTGATCAGGGTTTTCAGGCGCGCCAGCAGTTCCAGGTTCTTTTTGACCGATGCCTGAATCTTGGCCACGGCACTGCTGACTTCGTCGGCATCGTTGGCGCCGATGATCGCGTTGCCCAGCAGGCGGGCCTGGATATTGATCTCGGACTGTATCGTATTCGACAGCATGACCTTGACATAGCGGTCATTGAGGATTTTTTCCGTCGAGGCATTGATGTTGCGGATGCGGCTCACGGAAACAAATGCCACCATGGCAAGCAGGACAATGATCAGGCCGAAACTGAAGGCCAGACAGGTACTGATTTTAAGCTTGGACATAGGTAATCCATCCTCGGCGACATGCGGGAAGCGCCCGGCAGCATGTGTACAC of Janthinobacterium sp. PAMC25594 contains these proteins:
- the mog gene encoding molybdopterin adenylyltransferase — protein: MTTLEDELIIGLVSISDRASGGVYEDQGIPALESWLAAAIRTPFRLEKRLIPDERSQIENTLIDMVDLSHCHLILTTGGTGPARRDVTPDATLSVGTKEMPGFGEQMRQISLQFVPTAILSRQVAVIRETPERACLIMNLPGQPKAIKETLEGLKDAAGVQLVNGIFAAVPYCIDLIGGPYMETDPALCKAFRPKSALRPAQPLPEENT
- a CDS encoding KamA family radical SAM protein, translated to MSALITEPFSPKFKPYTRQTIHQARQWEWLPEEQREAVQVVSHVLPFRTNAYVLDQLIDWNNIPDDPIYRLVFPHRDMLPPEQYAHLRDLVLVQRDKAAIDAYVHGLRLGMNPHPAGQMTHNVPKVNDAPVRGLQHKYAQTVLFFPSAGQTCHAYCTFCFRWPQFVGMDDMKFDARESHELAAYLKLHPEVTDVLITGGDPMIMNTRQLAAYLEPLLAPGLEHIQNIRIGTKAVAYWPQRFVSDRDADDLLRLFERIVKAGKNLAVMGHYSHAVELRQDIAQQAVKRIVSTGATLRMQGPLIRHINEDPASWAELWQTGTRLGAIPYYMFVERDTGPRGYFELPLAKAHEIFQAAYQMVSGLSRTVRGPSMSAFPGKIVIDGIVSINGEKLFALQFLQARNPDWVRRPFYAKFDAEATWMDDLKPAFGHDKFFFETDEPVPQLPHKIIRLAQAA
- a CDS encoding alpha/beta hydrolase; its protein translation is MSTLLETIQLDSAPNPTVSIIWMHGLGADGNDFVPLVKELDLRGCPAIRFIFPSAGTMPVTINNGYVMRAWYDIRENDLVRREDEGGLRASQAQVEALIAREKARGIPASRIILAGFSQGCAMTLQTGLRHAEPLAGLMCLSGYLPLADKTALERTPASLETPIFMAHGTADPVVPIARAQQSRDLLTGMGYKVEWHEYMMQHSLCQEEIDAIGAWLKKVLA
- a CDS encoding methyl-accepting chemotaxis protein; translation: MSKLKISTCLAFSFGLIIVLLAMVAFVSVSRIRNINASTEKILNDRYVKVMLSNTIQSEINIQARLLGNAIIGANDADEVSSAVAKIQASVKKNLELLARLKTLINTSKGQELLQAVMTSRESYARTRDANIKLLQEGKTETAGIFLLTQLRYPQEKFLTALAAMAGFQESLMAAEGKQALADGRLAIILSLSLSLAATAIAIALAVLISRSISRPIAEAVKVAQRVASGDLSGSIDARGNDETGLLLRALKEMNDNLQGIVARVRHGTDAIAHGSREIASGNMDLSSRTEQQASSLEETASSMEELTSTVKQNGENARQANQMAQSASSVASKGGQVVAEVITTMDSINASSKKIVDIIGVIDGIAFQTNILALNAAVEAARAGEQGRGFAVVATEVRNLAHRSAAAAKEIKILIDDSVQQVNLGSNLVNQAGSTMEEIVSSVRRVTDIMAEITSASNEQEAGIEQINQAITEMDAVTQQNAALVEEAAAASEALQDQAGILAEAVSVFKLDGTQALPPVPVPVPAPAIRAPAKPAAAPRVTVTATAARKAGKVVAHAAVTETEWEEY
- a CDS encoding fumarylacetoacetate hydrolase family protein translates to MKLVRYGRPGKEKPGLIDEEGKLRDLSGVIADIDGAQLSDKALRKLAKLDEKTLPLVRGNPRFGVPLAKVGKFIGIGLNYADHAAESGMPIPAEPIVFMKAITCLNGPDDNVVLPKGSKKTDWEVELGVVIGTRAQYVSEEDALKYVAGYCVVNDISERSFQLERGGQWDKGKGCDTFGPIGPWLVTRDEVIDEQDLDLYLEVNGKRMQTGNTQTMIFTVAQIVSYLSQFMTLEPGDVIATGTPPGVGQGRKPQRFLKKGDSMRLGIPGLGEQQQDVVAWTA
- a CDS encoding carboxymuconolactone decarboxylase family protein yields the protein MAGSDIDRLPALPLDRLDPQQRAAAQAIIDGPRGALYGPFVPLIRSPELMETAQRMGEYLRYRSAIGTRLSELAILVTARQWDQQVEWAIHAPLAVQNGIAQAAVDAIAARRAPLSLKEDEQAVHDFCIELQQNKRVSDATYARALALFGEHGVVDLMGINGYYTFLAMVMNGAQTAVPALGVTPLPD
- the yjgA gene encoding ribosome biogenesis factor YjgA, giving the protein MPNPNRGACGFQSTEFEQEYERPSKSELKRQMTVLQKMGEELVNEARDRVKRVPMPEDVRDAILECQMIRDHEGRRRQLQYVGKKMRTLDEEEVAAIQRTIDSWKGLSKADTANMHAMERRRDKLLTDDKALTVLLSENPELDVQHLRTLIRNARKEQAENKPPKAYREIFQILKEIAKKKNGGKKDADEDGVEGEDDE
- the pmbA gene encoding metalloprotease PmbA; this translates as MNDSVFTHSQEQLQQLARDVLSFAREAGGTDAAVEVSEGGGLSVSVRKGKIETIEQNKDKGMGVTVFVGKKRGNASTSDFSPSALRATVDAAYNIARFTAEDDCAGLADADMLEMSPRDLQLFYPWLISAEEAVVLAQRAEAAAFAVDPRITNSEGAGVHVQQSHFVSANSRGFIGGYPFSRHTLSVAPIAGKGAKMQRDDWYSSVRDASKMSSPEAIGRYAAERALSRLNARKLGTRTCPVLFEAPLAAGLLGTYVQATSGGALYRKSTFLIDSLGTQVLPSHVQIFEDPHVIGGVGSAPFDEEGVKTVSRDVVKDGVVQGYFLSTYTARKLGMQTTGNAGGSHNLYLTSSQTAASDDFSAMLKKLGTGLLVTELMGQGTNYVTGDYSRGASGFWVENGVIQYPVEEITIAGNMKDMLRNIVAVGADVLRRGTKETGSILIESMVVAGG
- a CDS encoding nitrate/nitrite transporter; translation: MHGAGASSRSGVAVFCLVFLPFALGHYLSCLLRGVNAVLTAQLLGAIALTPAQLGLLTSAFFLAFALVQLPIGMALDRYGSRTVQLWLLALAALGVWLFSRGHSFAELMWARALMGAGLGGCFMAAVKAISCAIAPARLPSVHGYLIAVGGLGAATATTPVKLALHYTDWRGVFLGLALAVLAVGLLIRLLSPAMPTPATAHPVSKVSVWSVYRDPGFRRTIALILLPHTVFFGVQGLWVGRWLADVGGLSDDNVAYLLYLGMAAVIFGAIGMGMLTEWAGRRGIAPMQVAAAGIVLFVAVQVAMACNVVPSLPMLSVLFTLLGTVTGLEYAIVAQSMPASLTGTAATCLNLLIFTGAFLVQAGFGLLLGCWPLNSLQQYPPQAYQVAFGVLAALQLPGLVMFFIHRYRRAGPSGKMAACTAAMINSKEDYETRSLWTSRQGKTGPDR
- a CDS encoding S1C family serine protease, producing the protein MKTRPCFTLMGRAFLALALSFCPLMTLRALAAETAATASASASALENSVVKVFSTLRGPDPYKPWSKAAPQEVTGSGVVIEGRRILTNAHVVGYASQVQIQANGAGDKIPATVLAISRGMDLALLKIDDDSFFASHKAVPRANVLPDVRDAVLAYGYPTGGTSLSITKGIVSRIEFVRYNFPVSGLRIQIDAAINPGNSGGPVIAGDKMIGLAFAGMLNAQNIGYIIPNEEIELFLRDQESGAPKGKPAMRDVTQTLENPALRTYLKLAKGVEGAVVMTPASKDAAYPLKEWDVITHIGDFPIDNQGMVKLNANSRVRFQYRVQQLAKDGELPLTVVRQGAPVKIKVPVSAAHPMLISGLQGNYPSYFIFGPMVFSRASTEFMAAPNSNPAMLGGMSFAGNPLVTRRGDAPDSEREELVVIAAPFFPHKLMNGYSTRFFSVVDSVNGVRVRSLAHLVTLLRDQTDELLTFRFQQRDAEMVVVPRKDMLAATESVLTDNGIRSEASADMLKIWNAKTPAN